The genome window TGCTGCTCTTCATCATCTTCCACATCATGGACCTGACCCTGGGTGTGGAGCCGGCCGCCAGCGCCGTGTTTGAGCACGGTGAGGTATACGCGAACATCCTGGCGAGCTTTAGCCGTTGGCCGGTGGCGATCTTCTACATCCTGAGCATGGTGATCCTCTTCCTGCACCTTTCTCACGGCATTTGGCTGGCGGTGAGCGACCTCGGCATCACCGGCCAGCGCACCCGCTCCGTGCTGCTCTTTGTGGCATACCTGGTGCCTGCCGTGGTCATGCTCGGCAACATCATCATGCCGCTCTCCGTGGCCGCCGGTTGGATCAGTTAAGGCAAGGAAGTAAGGGTTACAAGGATTCAAGATGAGCAACCAAAAGCAATTCACCGCCCCTGATTCCACCGTGGCGGGCGTGACCGTGGGCCGGGTTTTGGACGCCCACGAGCCCAAGGGCGTGCCCACCAAGGACATGTGGGAGTACCAGAAGGACCACATGAACCTGGTCTCGCCGCTGAACCGCCGCAAGTTCACGGTGCTGATCGTGGGCACCGGCCTCTCCGGTGGCGCGGCTGCGGCCGCCCTGGGCGAGCTGGGCTACAACGTGAAGGTCTTTACCTACCACGACGCCCCCCGCCGCGCTCACTCCATCGCCGCCCAGGGTGGCGTGAACTCCGCCCGTGGCAAGAAGGTGGACAACGATGGCGCCTACCGCCACGTCAAGGACACCGTGAAGGGCGGCGATTACCGCTGCCGCGAGTCCGATTGCTGGCGCCTGGCGTATGAGTCCGTGCGCGTGATCGACCACATGAACGCCATCGGCGCGCCCTTCGCCCGCGAGTACGGCGGCACCCTGGCCACCCGTTCCTTCGGTGGTGTGCAGGTTTCCCGCACGTACTACACCCGTGGTCAAACGGGTCAGCAGTTGCAGCTCTCCACGGCCTCGGCCTTGCAGCGCCAGATTCACCTGGGTTCCGTGGAGATCTTCACCCACAATGACTTCCAGGACCTCATCGTCACGGAGGAAAACGGCACCAAGCGCGTGCGCGGCCTGGTCACCCGCAACCTCATCACCGGCGAGCTGGCGGCTTTTACCGGGCACGCCGTGGTGCTGGCCACCGGCGGTTACGGCAACGTCTACGGCATGACCACGCTGGCGATTAACTCCAACTCGTCCGCGATGATGCGCGCCTACGAGCACGGCGCGTACATGGCCTCTCCGGCGTTCATTCAGTTCCACCCCACGGGCCTGCCCATCAACGCCGATTGGCAGTCCAAGACGATCCTGATGTCCGAGTCCCTGCGTAACGATGGCCGCGTGTGGCTGCCCAAGGAAAAGGACGATCAGCGCGATCCGAACAGCATTCCCGAGGAGGAGCGCGATTACTTCCTGGAGCGCCGCTACCCGGCCTTCGGTAACCTCGTGCCCCGCGACGTCGCTTCCCGCGCCATCTCCCAGCAGATCAATGTCGGCTATGGCGTGGGCCCCAAGAAGAACTCCGCCTACCTGGACTTCCGCGACGCCTTCGAGCGACTGGGCCGCGCCACCGTGGACGAGCGCTACTCCAACCTCTTCAAGATGTACGAGGAGGCCATCGGCGAGGACCCGCACAATGCCCCCATGCGCATCGCCCCCACCGTGCACTTCACGATGGGCGGCCTGTGGACGGACTTCAACGAGATGACCTCCATTGACGGCCTCTTTGCCGCCGGTGAGTGCTCCTGGACCTACCACGGCGCGAACCGCCTGGGCGCCAACTCGCTGCTTTCCGCCTCCGTGGATGGCTGGTTCACGATTCCCTTTACGGTGCCTAACTACCTGGCCAACCACCTCAACGAGCCGCTGTTGCCCGACGATGACGCCGCGGTGACCGAGGCCCTGGATCGCGCCCAGGCCCGCCTGGATCGCCTGATGAACACCCAGGGCACCGATCCGCACGGCCCGGAGTACTACCACAACCAGTTGGGCGATCTGCTCTACAAGGCCTGCGGCGTAGCCCGCAACGTGAAGGACATGAGCGAGGGCATTGAGGCTATCCGCGCCCTGCGCGAGGAGTTCTTTGCCAACGTGCGCATCCCCGGCAGCCAGCATGAGATGAACCAGGTGCTTGAGCGCGCCACCCGCGTGGCGGATTACCTCAACCTGGCCGAGCTGATGTGCGTGGACGCGCTGGATCGCGATGAGTCCTGCGGTGCGCACTACCGCGAGGATCACCTCTCCGAGGAGGGCGAGGCCGAGCGCGACGATGAAAACTGGTGCTTCGTCTCTGCCTGGGAGCCCGATGGCGAGAACCGCTTTATCCGCCATGCCGAGCCGCTGTACTTTGAATCCATCCCGCTCCAGACAAGGAACTACAAGTAATGAAGCTTCATCTTGAGATCTGGCGTCAGGCCGGACCGACCACCGACGGCGCTTTCGAGAGCGTTGATGTGGACGACGCCGAGGAGCAGATGTCGATCCTGGAACTCCTCGACTTTGTCAATGACAAGCTCATCGAGGAGGGCAAGGAGCCCTACGCCTTTGCCTCGGACTGCCGTGAGGGCATCTGCGGCACCTGCGGTCTGCTGGTTAATGGCCGCCCGCACGGCGCGGCCAAGAACTCCCCGGCCTGCCAGCAGCGCCTGTTCAACTATTCCGACGGTGACACCCTGAAGATCGAGCCGCTGCGCTCCGCCGCCTACCCCGTGATCAAGGACATGGTGGTGGACCGCTCCGCGCTGGATCGCGTCATGCAGCAGGGCGGGTACGTCTCCATCAACGCCGGTACCGCGCCGGACGCGGACACCCTGCACCTCAACCACCAGACAGCGGAGTGGGCCCTGGATCACGCCGCTTGCATCGGCTGCGGTGCGTGCGTGGCGGCCTGCCCCAACGGCGCGGCGCACCTGTTCACCGGCGCTAAGCTGGTGCACCTGTCCAAGCTGCCGCTTGGCTCCGAGGAGCGCGGCAAGCGCGCCCGCAAGATGGTGGACGAGCTGGAAACCAACTTCGGCCACTGCTCGCTGTACGGCGAGTGCGCGGACGTGTGCCCGGCGGGTATCCCGCTCACGGCCGTGGCCGCCGTGACCAAGGAAAGGGCGCGAGCTGCTTTCCGAGGCAAGGACGATTAAACTTAAGGGTCATTGAACCTACAGAGTCTGTAGACCTGCACGAGTAGAAAGCGAGTACGACGCTCATGTCTAACGCGCATACCCCGGAAGCCGTGGGGCGCATGCACTACATCGACGGCTATGAGCCAGTGAGCTATGAGGCCCCTCATTCCTCCCTGCTCCGCACCGAGACCTGGGTGGGCATGGGGCTCGTACTCGCCTCGCTCTGCCCGGCGGGCATCGCCCTTTTTGCGGTGGGCCTCATGGTTTTTGGTAACACCGGCCAAGCGGATGTTAATCCTAACCTGCTCCTGTGGATCGGCATTGTGCTGACCGTGGTGCTGCTGGTGGCTGGTTCCCTGATGATCAGCTATGGTCGCCGCTACTACAAGCAGTACGTGAAGGAAACCGGACGGAAGAACTAAATCCCGGTATCCCCGTACACGGCGCGCGAAGCGCGCAGGCGGGCCGTTTCTCCCCCGAGCTGGGGAGGGGCGGCCCGCTTTTCTACACTGTCATGTATGCAACGCAAGATATTGCTCGTGGCCACCGGACTCATCAGCCTGATTACCGGCCTGAGCCTCATTATTTCCGGCTTCCAGGGCCTATAGGAGGGAGCGGAGTTCATGGCAGAACACGCGCGCGCGGAGAGCGTGAGGCGGGAGCGCACGGGGAGTACGAAACCCGCCGTAATTACGGCTGGTACCGGGAGCCCGGCGCGCTCCGTGCCCGGCCCTAACCCCGAGGTGGAGGAGGAGCGCCGTCGCGCCCTGCGGAAACACAAGGCGCTGGTCACCGGACTGCTGATCGTGGCGGCTCTCATCTTCCTGGCCTGCTCCTGGTGGCAGCACCAGCCCGGCGGCGCCCCGGTGTGGGTGGGGTACGTGCGGGCGGCGTCGGAAGCCGGCATGGTGGGTGGCCTGGCGGATTGGTTCGCCGTTACCGCGCTCTTTAGGCACCCGATGGGCCTGCCCATTCCGCACACCGCGCTGATTCCCAAGAAGAAGGATCAGTTGGGCGATTCTCTTTCCGGGTTCGTGGGGGAGAACTTCCTCAACGCGGAACTCATCACGGAGAAGGTGGCCACCGCCGATCTTCCCCTCCATGCCGGGCGCTGGTTGGCCGATCCCGCCCACGCGCAGCGCGTCTCCGCCGAGGCCGGGCGGCTGGCCAATAATGCGCTTCAGGCCATTGATCCGCAGGACGCCGAGGCCCTGATCCGCCGCCTGCTGGTGGACAAGGCCGCCGAGCCGCAGTGGGGGCCGCCCGCCGGGCGCGCGCTGGAACAACTCATCGAGGACGGCAAGACGGAGCCGCTTATCGACGACGCCATTGCCTGGCTGCATGGCAAGGTACAGGGCTCCCAGGATCTGATTATCCGCCTGCTGGACGAGCGCAAGCCGGTGTGGGCGCCGCGCTTTGTCAATGACTTGGTGGGCGAGAAGATCTACCGCGAGTTGGTCAATTGGACCGCCGACGTCTCCGCCGATCCCGAGCACGAGGCGCGCCGCGCCCTGCGGCGCTTCCTGGGGCAATTGGCGCAG of Corynebacterium sp. 21KM1197 contains these proteins:
- a CDS encoding fumarate reductase/succinate dehydrogenase flavoprotein subunit — its product is MSNQKQFTAPDSTVAGVTVGRVLDAHEPKGVPTKDMWEYQKDHMNLVSPLNRRKFTVLIVGTGLSGGAAAAALGELGYNVKVFTYHDAPRRAHSIAAQGGVNSARGKKVDNDGAYRHVKDTVKGGDYRCRESDCWRLAYESVRVIDHMNAIGAPFAREYGGTLATRSFGGVQVSRTYYTRGQTGQQLQLSTASALQRQIHLGSVEIFTHNDFQDLIVTEENGTKRVRGLVTRNLITGELAAFTGHAVVLATGGYGNVYGMTTLAINSNSSAMMRAYEHGAYMASPAFIQFHPTGLPINADWQSKTILMSESLRNDGRVWLPKEKDDQRDPNSIPEEERDYFLERRYPAFGNLVPRDVASRAISQQINVGYGVGPKKNSAYLDFRDAFERLGRATVDERYSNLFKMYEEAIGEDPHNAPMRIAPTVHFTMGGLWTDFNEMTSIDGLFAAGECSWTYHGANRLGANSLLSASVDGWFTIPFTVPNYLANHLNEPLLPDDDAAVTEALDRAQARLDRLMNTQGTDPHGPEYYHNQLGDLLYKACGVARNVKDMSEGIEAIRALREEFFANVRIPGSQHEMNQVLERATRVADYLNLAELMCVDALDRDESCGAHYREDHLSEEGEAERDDENWCFVSAWEPDGENRFIRHAEPLYFESIPLQTRNYK
- a CDS encoding succinate dehydrogenase/fumarate reductase iron-sulfur subunit, whose amino-acid sequence is MKLHLEIWRQAGPTTDGAFESVDVDDAEEQMSILELLDFVNDKLIEEGKEPYAFASDCREGICGTCGLLVNGRPHGAAKNSPACQQRLFNYSDGDTLKIEPLRSAAYPVIKDMVVDRSALDRVMQQGGYVSINAGTAPDADTLHLNHQTAEWALDHAACIGCGACVAACPNGAAHLFTGAKLVHLSKLPLGSEERGKRARKMVDELETNFGHCSLYGECADVCPAGIPLTAVAAVTKERARAAFRGKDD
- a CDS encoding DUF445 domain-containing protein, with protein sequence MAEHARAESVRRERTGSTKPAVITAGTGSPARSVPGPNPEVEEERRRALRKHKALVTGLLIVAALIFLACSWWQHQPGGAPVWVGYVRAASEAGMVGGLADWFAVTALFRHPMGLPIPHTALIPKKKDQLGDSLSGFVGENFLNAELITEKVATADLPLHAGRWLADPAHAQRVSAEAGRLANNALQAIDPQDAEALIRRLLVDKAAEPQWGPPAGRALEQLIEDGKTEPLIDDAIAWLHGKVQGSQDLIIRLLDERKPVWAPRFVNDLVGEKIYRELVNWTADVSADPEHEARRALRRFLGQLAQDLQHDPQMIERVEGWKAEIMASRPVAQAAPALWRAASTSLIQAVNDPDSLLRRTVADYALHWGQRLEAEPELRAEVNRKVVAAAAFVANNYSGQITAIISDTVRAWDAQEASEKIELMVGKDLQFIRLNGTIVGALAGLVIYAVSQLLFG